The following is a genomic window from Phaseolus vulgaris cultivar G19833 chromosome 6, P. vulgaris v2.0, whole genome shotgun sequence.
GACTTGCATAAGAATGAGATTGATGATTCTTTGAGTGGCACCACTGCAATTACGGTGCTGGTTATTGGGAACACCCTTTATGTTGCTAATGTTGGTGATTCGAGAGCAGTGCTGGCTGTTAAGGATGGGAACCGGATTGTTGCTGAGGACTTGTCCACTGATCAGACACCTTTTAGGAGAGATGAGTATGAGAGAGTGAAGCTTTCTGGGGCAAGGGTTTTGAGTGTTGATCAGGTGGAAGGGCATAAGGATCCGGATATTCAGACTTGGGGTGATGAAGAGAGTCAGGGTGATGACCCTCCTAGGTTGTGGGTTCAGAATGGAATGGTTCCTGGAGCTGCATTTACAAGGAGTGTAGGGGATATGTTGGCTGAGACAATTGGTGTAATTGCTGTTCCTGAAGTGTCAACGGTCCAGCTTACACCTAACCATCTTTTCTTTGTTGTTGCAAGTGATGGTGTATTTGAGTTCCTATCCAGCCAAACTGTTGTTGATATGGTATGGCCTGCAACGTCTTGCTGATTTATAAACTTTagtaattattttgataatatCTTCATTGGTTGAATTTTACTTACTGTATTTATTGTAAGACCTATTTTATGTTCCTTAAGAAGTTGTATGTTTTCTGACGAGGCTTGCAGCGTGCAAGTtgcaattatattttttttttcttcatgtaattatattttttgctGTACAAGGTTGCTAAAGATTTTCTGTTATGGcgtatttttatcttttttatgtttatttttttattggttgcGTTGCGAGGAATAATGTTTTTAACTCATCATATTCTGTCTTACAACTCAAATTGATGTTTGCTAAATCATCTAACTACTAGTCGTTTCACTCTTATTCTGTTTGTCATGCTTCGATTGTTAGATCTTATGACAACAGTGTGTATTAATGGTATTTAATATGTAGTTATTCTTACGAGAGAAGGGGTATATTAGTTACTGTAATCTCACAACTTTAGTGTTGTATTCTTTTTTTAGATGAATTTCAGTTTTGAGGTTTCTTTTTAAGGCCTGCAGCTTTTCATGTGTATTAACTGACAGAATTATGTAACCTTGATCTGTAAATGGTTCACAGGACTGAATATTAATTGTTAATAATTCATTCTCAACCTGTGTGGGTTGtttagtgagaaaaaaaaaattattccacAGCTTGCTTCTGGTCATCTTTGATTATTTGCGTTATTATTAGCATACACAAATATCCAATGTTTTTTGTCCTATTTAATACATTTTCACAAATTATTGTGAACTGAGTTGTGTACAAATTACCTCCCACTAGTTAGCACGTCTGATAAGTAGAACTACTATTCAAAGTCTTATCCTGATTAATTGTATGATTTCTTTTATCGTGCAGGCAGCAAGTTATTCAGATCCCCGTGATGCATGTGCTGCCATTGCCGGAGAGTCATATAAACTATGGTTAGAACATGAGGGTCGAACCGATGATATAACAATTATTATTGTTCAGATCAAAGGCCTATCTAATGTATGATAACTCGAGTAATTCTTTCGCCTTATCTTATTTATGTTTTCTTCATTTAGTATTTGGAATAGATGTTAGACTTACAATGTCCCTAAATATTCTCTACCCCCCACTGCCCGATGCCCCAAAATGTTTAGCGGTGGTAAGAAGTGACCTTTTCTTGGAGCCCCTAGAGAAGTTTCTGAGGCTATTCCTATTCTGGATTGAAGTTTTAAGTGTGTAATACTATATTTAGACCTCGTTTTAGGTTTTTAAATGGCCAATGATTAAGTTTAGTCAGCTTTCAGGTTTGGTTACTCATGATTACCGAATGGGGATCTATAGTTTGCCAACTTCGAGAAAATTATACTTCTATTAACAAATTACACAGTAATATTTTACCCTTTTGTCTCAAATGCTTTTCCTTAGTGAGTGTTATCTTGTATAGAAAAGCTAAACTCCCTTTGTGATTAAAATCATTGAATCTATCGCATCTTATCtaatcttttgatttttttttgtagtcaGGTACATCTGGACTTGGATCAGGTGAGGTCAATGTCAGTACTGTAACAAGGACCAAGAGCAAGAGGGTAAAGGGAGCGTCTGAATTATCTGCCACTACTGGGTTAGATGTTTATCGTTCAGTCAGGAATGGCTTCTCTGATTTACAGTCCTGTCCACAGCATGTGGTCTCCACTAGAAGCCCAGCCATAGTGGTCCCTTCTCCAGCATGTCAAACATCTATTGAATTGGTACAGTTACACTAGCATTGTTTCATAATGATCAGTGAGGTGTAGCAACACACTCCTTGTtggttaaatttttttgaaaactagAAAATTATGAATTAGGTTCATTAAGTAGGGGGTAGTAAGACCTACacaaattttatgattttcgaTAAATTTCAACTTGAGAATGTGTTAAAAAGAATTTTGTAAAGAGTAAGTTGGTAGCATTTCTCTTAATTATTTGATTAGGATTTTTGTTATAgttttatttcatttcattcCCCCTTTTCTATTTACAGTGACTGGAGAGAGGCTTTGTGGAAGCTTCAGTATGTATGCTTATACTTTCTCCTTGGTGGTACATTTCGCTGTCTACTCTTCTTCAATCTTCTGCATTACAGCCATAAACTTTGCTTGCTTGCCAGTATTATTCATTAAGCCAAATTGCTGACCCAATTTTGTCAGGCTGCTGATGGTTGCTGGTTTGAGGTGCATTATCTTGGCAGCTGAAGGATCCCTTTTCAGAATGTAGAAAGCACAAATGATTGATGGTCATTTTTTTCTGTTCTCAATCTTTTACTAATTCATGTTGTTTGTCATAACCATACAGAAGCACTTCAGAAGTAACACTAGAACTTGTCCTGCTGAGTAGCTAGCTCTACAACTCCACTCCCCAAatttaaactttggaatgagGTCTATAAATAACTTAGGAGAAAGGAGTTTGGCTGGTGACTAATTGACTACTACTATTTGCATTACTCTGTAGTCAATGGTCAACTTGGAAGGCAACCCATGTGCTATTTAAAATGTAAATCCATTATCCTCGTTCTCATGCTGGATCCACTGTATCTTTTAGAAGCATCTGAATTCTTTTTATTGCTTTTCAAGATTAGTTTCATGTCTTTTCTGCAAATTACTGACTGGCTCGATGAATGGTTGGAACTACAAGTAATTAACTCATTTAAGCACCTCAATTCTTGTAAATTCTTGCAAATTACTTATTCATTGTGTTGCGATTCCGTAAACTGAATGTAAGAAAATGGTTAGGAATATGTTTTTTAACACCTTTTTTCTGCAATTTATGCTGCATGTCCCTTAatagtagtttttttttcttcactagTGAAAGAAATTCTGAAGTTCAATTAATGTGAGAGGATGTATAAGAAAGAATGGCTATCacttttcataaaattaataactaatgcAATTAATTGCTAGGCGTATTTTCATGTTTCAAATAATGAAATAAGTTAAAATGTCTAAAGAAGATGACTGAATATGTCAGAAAAGTGGTAGCATCTTTGCTACACGATATCCATTATTTCCATTGTCTTTTTATGAATTATTCTCTTCCAAGAAATAtcaattatttgatatttacacgtatttttaaataattaaagaacTGTATTAGAGTGTTGCTACCACTTAATAACTACAAATAATTGCAAAGCACATTCTCATTTAGCAAATAATGAGACAGCTTCAAAAGGTCAATAACAAATTAATGACTTTATTAGAAAAGTGGAAGCATCTTTTCAGCACAACAACAATTTTACAAAGTCTCAAATGGTACTTATTGTTGAGCCCCATGAACTATTTTAACTTTCAAAACGGGGTTCAGCTTAATCCAattcttttatttgtttatttattttctgaattgagGGTGGGTTGAGTTTGATTAACTCACGAGGTtaattttctttagtttttaatttgtatttatataatttatcaaGACTTTTATTGGTGATTGTGGAATTAtcgattttaatattttatttattttggcacCTAAAGTCATTAATTGGGGAGAAGGTACATAACCCTGTTTAATGTTTACCTCCTTTATTGGGaaattcttatatttaaaaaatggtttaaaaatgattaaatgcAATATGAGAGTGATGATGAGTCTCTCTGGCATGGATGGACCATACTGCAACATTGATGAGCAATATCCTTAAACAGAGTACCATGTTATTTGGTGTATACCATTATGGAAGGACCTCAAAGACGCACACACGtgctttttatttaatatgaaCATTTAGCAACCCTTCTTTTATACTTCCTCTCTCCAAAATACCCCTATATTCATTTCGAAACAAttctacttttattttaaatttataaaatatactctttttttcaattttttatttatcttgaaTATTTATGGAGAGAATGTTtgtatttattgaaaataactATTTTAGTAAACTTGTCTTGATAAtctatataaaagaaactttaaaCTAATGGAGAAACTTATCAATTATCAATGAAATTAGCAtctgaaattttgtaaaaatgaCAAAATGATTGACCAAATTAACAAATGGCCCTTAAAACTAGTTTATCTATTATTTGTAGCTGATATCATCTAAAATTGTTAAAGAAGTTGAATTTGTGGACTAAGTGTTTAAATGAAAGTCAAATATATACACACATGTAATTGTCACGCCACgtaaataaaaatgattaaatattaGGGAAAATATCATAAACATTATCTTTAAGATCATGTTATGCGAAATATGCATAATAAGAATTTAGttcaattaataaatttaaaatggaaTTCAAGATTagttatacaattttttaaaaaaagaatcgCAAACGTAAAATACTTTTAggaagaaatatttttatactcTCGTATGATGAATACTAATGATTGTCATGGTCAGCATCACAATCCATAAATTTTGATTTGGTAAAAGGAAATGGAAAAATAAGGAGAATTTACTTATTGTACAAAATTTCCTATAAATGAAGATTTAGTTTAGTGTAGGATAGATACAAAAAATGGTTAACAGTGTTGTGGGCATTAGTAGTATACAAAAAGCTTCTTATCTATGCTATCCTGAAGCAAGTTACACTGTTCCAATAGCTTGCTTAATTTGTCAGTTTCTCTATTTGGTTTGGCATTAAAAAATGTTGTAGCTGAATCCATGGTAGGTGATTTATCGAGCGGAAGATTGGTTTCAGCATCCCTCTGGTTAACAGTGGCATGGAATACATCATTTGAAGCCCTCCTTGGAAGATGTTGAAGTGGTTGATGCATAACGGGAAGAGGAGAGCTGCAGCTAACACTGATTATTTCATCTAAAGACGTGTCCGGATAATAAGATAGCCATGTTTCAGGGCTCACATTTGGAAGAGCAACATGATGATGTTCTGAGATGTAAGCCGTGGAGATTTCCCTGCTAGATAAACCCATTAGACGCCAGTTAAAAATTCTACGAAAAATCATACCCCAATGAGGAACTATATGGTAATTTGAGCCACGTAGCTCAAGCCTCACGCAGCTTTGCATTGTGACACGAGCCTCTTTTGTTGCCAAAGAAATTCCCATAGTCTTACTAGTATGAGTCAAGTACTGGATCAAGCAATTCTCAAGCTGTTTTCTCTGATTCTCAATCTCCTGTCTAACTTTAGAACCTCTGGCTAACCAGAATAAATCACCAGGAAAAGTAGGGAGCTTACAGTTTTGCAAAGCACGAATAATTGGTTCAGTATTCTCGTTTGAGCTCCATCCCAAAGTTGGCAAGCACATTTTCACTACTCTATCTTCATCACGAAACTTGTCaagtaaaccaatttctggaCATGGCCAACCAGTGGGATTTGAACTGGCAGTAGCAGTAATTTCCTTTATTGAGCGATCTAAGGCTTCGTTGAACAATGAGATGCAGTTATTAGGCCCCAAGTTGCAGTTCATGACAATGCCCTGCACCCCTGGGAAGGACTTGAGATGGTCGTGAACAAGTTCTCGTATTTTCACACAGCCAACGTTGGGTTGCAATGGTGATTCACATGCCAGCCATTCCAGCCCTTCCCTTAATCGTGTATCACTGAAAAATCCACTTGAGTGTTCGATCCACTGGTTTTCGTTGAGGAAAACAAGCAGAAAGCTACTGATCTTCAAGTTATCAATGTTTTGAAGGCCCAGCTCATTAATTATAGCAGAAGAAAACCTTTCCTCGTATGACCCGCACAAGATCAAAAGAGGCAAGCAGGCCCCAGATGGAATTGACATCAGAAGATTATGAAGATGAGACCTCTGAAGTTCCCATGAGATGCTGTCAGACACAAGAAACATAACAGCACCTGCGCCGGATACTGCCTCATCTAGATTACCAAATGCTGTATCCCTAACTACAGAGAGGTAGCAGGAAGGATTGATGCCAGATTGACTATAAATCCATTTCCTCCATATTACCAAGCCAGGAGATGAAAAGACCACATCTTCATCACTAGAAGGCATGAACTTTGAGGCCAACCAAGTGCCTGCTGCCCCCATTTCATATCCCGTGTTCATTTGAGAGCATAGAATAATTTTCCAGCACAAGCATTTAGAATCTGGATTTCTTCTGCCTAGTGTACTGGCAACTATATCAGAAACATTAAGTCTTGACCATGATTTCTCCTGTTTTTCATATCTCTCCTTCATAGCTACATCAATGTCAAACTTATTGAAGTTGCCAGGTCGCTACATCAAAAAAGGGAACCACCAAAGTCAAAGATAAGTAAACCAAGTCAAAGATACATGttcaaaaaaaaatcacaaaaatcctGTCATACTTACATATAAATAATGTTGAATTGGGGGGCCCAATGGCATAGAGTCTAGTGCAGCATTTGATGCTAACTGCCTTTCTTCACGTAACATTCTTAGTTTTGATGCTCGCCTCCTCCATAACCTGACAGGAAGTCATCAGCAAAACAAcgtaaaaatagtaataaatagTACATACATGCAAACATTTCATGTgtaagtaaaaatataaaattctgaAATGAAAGAAGCCATAAAAACCTTAAGAACAACTTCAGCTTGGCCTCAGCAATTTCTTCATCTTGACAATTTTCTCTAGCTTCATTAAtttcatcttcatgctcttggTGAATAATCAGAGAGTCATCCTTGAATACACCCTGGGACACAGGAGGTGGCACTGAAAAACTATAACCTAATGAACTTTCAGGTGGAGCTGTTTTTGGTATATTCTCCAATGGCCTTTGTTCAACACTAAACTGAAAGTTTCTCTTTGGAGAGCCTCTAGCAATCAAATCTGAATTGATACCCTTGAAGACATCAAATCTAGTAAACTGTTGTTCAGGTATAATATTAGGAAAAGGAGAGCTCAGCAGTGATGGAAGAGGACAAGAAATATCTTGATCTTTTCGACTGTCTTGAACATCCTTAAATGTCTTTCCTGACATACTATCCTCAGGTGAGTAAATAGCCACCACGTCTGGAATTTCCTCATCAGGCTTCTGGACAGAACTATCATTTTCAACAGGTGAATCTACTTGTGGTTCATGCTTCCTCATTTCAATCTCTTTCACAGTCTCAACATTTGGTGATTCTGCTTGAATTGAGAGTGAAATATCTTCAATTATCCTTCGAGACCTTTTCTTATGCACAAGTTTTGAACACTTGGTGGGATAGTCAACATCAACATTGAGAAATGGACCTTCCTTCACCATATAAGGttcttcaaatatttttagCAAGAACCCATGATACTCCAAGAGACCCTCTATGCCTTCATCCTAATTAATACAACAAAGGTGAATCTATGAGAAAGTTGGAAATTCAGGTATGCCATTTCCTGTCGTGCACCCTCAGCACCCACACTCCCCAATGAAACaagaaaaatggaaaaatgAGACGCACATATCCAAATCTATCCAATAAATATACCTCCATAGCAAGCCAGTTAGCAACTTGAGAAACAGGGATTCCTTGGTTATTCTGTATACCAGAATGCAGAGAAGCAAGTGCCTGGGTACGCAACTGGTAAAAGTAACACAAGACATAATAAGGGTTAGGATTTCTGATCAGAAGTTGGTTAGTCACATAACCAAAATCATTAATAAAGTGAATTCCACTAATGTATTGCAGACAGAAAGggattacataaaataaaatgaaattaattttaccTAGTTATCATTTCAATATGCTTTATGGGACAGATGTTCTATTATCTAGACAAAAATGGGCAAGATATGGTAGAGTAATTTTGTCCCCAATCAACTTCAACAATTTCCTAAATTACCTGCAATGATTGAATAAATGCATGCCCAGTCTATAAATGGCAGCCCTAAGCTTTACAAGGACAAGTCCAGTCATATGGTCTTTATTGAGCACAAAATAGAAGACAGGAATATCACATACCTTTGCAAAGTGAGCATGCATTAGACATGCTTGAAGGTAAGTTGCTTTTCTTGCAAGCCGAAAGAAGGCAATAAAATTACTGGTTCGACACGCTCTGCAAAATAAATGAAGGAATGGTCAGatcaaaaacataattatatgtatatatataaacttcAATGGGAATTACAACCTTGCTACACTGCGAGCAAATAGAACTTCTGGAGTCTGCCTTATCTCTGGAGTCATTTTAGCAATTTCAAGGGAGAGTTCTGCAGGTTCAACCTAGCATGACTAGATTAGttccttgtttttttttcatagcAAATGAAATCATATAAACAAAGCACTACAAAGGCTACTTACTTTATAACCAGGATGCTTATCCAATTTAAGAAGAGCATAATAGCCTCGAAACTCTTTTTCGGTCAGAATATTCATTCCTTTCTTTCTATGATCATCATACAGCTGGAACAGTTCAACTGAAGTTTTGTTCATCTGCTCAATATTGAGATGAGCATCAAAGCCCTCTGAAAATCCTTCTCCTTTAGTGTAATCACACAATTCATGCATTGCAATGATATGTAATTTTATCTGGAACCGCATAAATCCACAGCTTCATTAGCCTTCATAATCATCAGATACTGCTTTGCAACAAGCATATGCATGTTCTAGATAAATCTAACTGGTATTTCAAAAAAGATATTCTACCAGTACACAACTATGAAATTGATaaacaacaaatttatatatttggtaTTATCTGGATCACATAATTTAGTGAACCATGAGGAGAGAAACTTGACATTATCACTTAAATAAGAGTAATAATGTGGCTTTTAAATGTATTATTGCAAGAAAAGCATGAATATTTGTTTTACCATGTGATCTTGATTATACTATCACTATACTAAAAAGGATTAGCCTAACAAAATGAAAATCAAGTCATCTGACAGAGAGTCGATGACTAATAACTCGTGGCACTAATGTTACAACACCGGACATGACTAAACCAAAAGGAAACTTTCTGGGAAAAAATACTAATAGAGGCTCAAGAATACATAAGGGTCGGTACAACAAATCAAGACTAATTCAGACAGGATAACTTTAGACTAACAAGAGGCACTTGAGTTTTAGTCCAACCCATGCAACGACTTTTAAGTGAAAGTTCATGCTGCTAAAATTTAATAGTGCACAATAAATAGGCTATGTGTTTCCATATTTTAGGTTGATGATGGGAGATATGTATTTCAATTGAGAAGTAGTATATCTGAAAATTCTTGCCCGAGGATTTTGAATCTAAGATCTTTACGGAGCACATTCATTCATAAAAGGGGTGAGTAGAACCAATGCCTAAGAACATGTATGGAAAAAGTAAACCATGATGAGATGGCCACAAGGAAGTACCATCTGTTCCAGCATAGTAATAGCCCCTTGATTGAAAATGTGCTGCATTCGCAGGTCCATTCGAATTGCTCTCATCCTATCCCACAAGAAATTATACACGCCAAGAAACCTCTCATCATAAGGCTGATCTAGCAATGTGAGTAGATAATCAATTGTATTCTGCAGGATGGGCATAGGCCGGATCAATCTGGCTTCCCTCTCAGCTGTCCTAGTATACTGTCATGAAACACAATTTAAGTAACTAATAATACTTGAAAGAGTATAGAGCAGTTTCATAggaaaaaataatagtatttaGTAATATGAGACTCACCTTCTTAACTGCAAGAAGTCTGCTAGTTACATTTCTATCCCCATCCACACGTTCATATTGGTCAAGATCCCCTTTTCTTTCACGCTCTCCCCTTTCAGACTCTGAAACACAAATCAAAATTAGGGCTAAATTTTTCAGGAAGTGTGACATGTTTCTTGAGATCAGATCAAAATATAACAATTCTCACAGGTTCACTCTTGGATTTAAAATCTGAGAAAATATACCAGGACACATATCTGGACATAAGCCAATAATTACATTGGATGTTTCCAGGACTTCAATATCAGAAACATGGCCACTGCTAATGTTGACAGCTGAATCCATTAAATGCCCCCTCACGTATTTCGGCTCCAACATAGACTGTTCATGTCTAATAGCAAAAGCCTTCTGATCGGGAATATCAGCATTATTTTGTTCAGATCTGCTTAGCTCTACTTTGAACCGGGCTAAACGCTTGGCCTTAGCTAAAACTTCACTgcacattacaagaaaaaaagatgctttaaaaataaataatgtatgATAAAGTAAATGCATAATGGACAAAAAGTAGAGCCAAGCTAATATCATACCGTTCAGAGTTGTCTTCAGGGGAAATTGAGTTTCCTTCAAGGGTTTCATTGGCTGCAAATGATGAAGCAGGTGATCTTGTTCTTTTAGAAGCAGTGGAGCTCATGGGCTTGCTTATAGTGGCTTCAGGAACATTAAACGGAAAAGATTTCTGGTGAATTTGAGAATGAGGGACAGTCCGTGAAACATTTGATGTGCTTCCTAGTCCAGGAGGAGACAAAGAAGGCCTGAAAGAAGAACCATTAAACAGACTCAAATAATTAGAGATGTTACTTTTCACATTTTTCTGGGAAGTCCTGGATTTAGGATGATTCTACACATGCACTATGAGCATAAAGAGTCTAAATTTACATCCGAATGATTGTCATGCTGAAAACTCAACATAAGGAAACACCAAAAAGGACAAAACAATCCATTCCATTTACTCATTCCAGTTATATAGAACCTTGAATTCAACAAACTGAGACTTATATTATATGGTACTTTCATGGAAAAAAGGTTCTtcataataatgttcaaaacAACAGGAGATAATTATTTAAACATCATCACAAGACTGGATTGTCATGACATATTTATACATACAATATTCCCACCCAAATGCCTGatacataataaatttatagAATCGTGATAGTATTACACTTTACAGGTGATATTGTCTTACTTGTTCATTGTGACAGGTTGACCATAATTCCCCAAAGCTTCAATGTCTGCATAAGATATAGGAGGAGATCTTCTCTCCAGATTTGGAAATTTTGAAGTTCTGGCTGTAACACCAGTTGTGGAATCACGAGAAGCAATAAATGTAGTGACTGGGGAAGGCCTTTGAGGGATATGGGTATCCGAATCTTTGTAGAGTATTTTCTGTCCATCACTCCAACTGGAAGAATCAATGGATCTGAAAGAGAATATGAACTATGAAAACGCATCACGCAATGAACATCTTAAATATAAACTATAGCCACAAAAAGAATGTCttgtttaaaataaacataagtTCATTGAAAAAAATCGAAAACTGCTCCTAGTTTTGCCATAACATATAGAACAGGAACTTTTTTAGTGtgtgaaaagggaaaaaaaaaatgggtATCACCAAAAGTATACATGGAATTGTTTGGATTTTATCCAGACCTAGTATTAAATATTACTCTGACCATATTATCCCTGACAATATTTTCAGGGTCTAATGCATTAACAGAAGTCAATACAAGGACATTAACCAGCACTTGAACAAAACCATGCATGTATTAATAATAGCCAAGACTTACTCATTAGGTAGCGCTATTTTAAACGATGTTATAAACGGCGAGGGCTATTTTAATGGTTTACACAGATTCACTTCAAGTTACACTGATATTTCACTCTGGTGATTTACTGTCCTACATTCACTATCTCAAGAAGAGTACTGTAAGTGTTTTAGTTGTACAAAAGAATTTCGATTCACAGATTCACTGACAAAGAAACTTAACCATCGCAGATTACATCTGAAGCATTTCTCCATTTCATCTATCCAGCTTAAATCCTACCTATGTTTAGCGCAAGATCCCCATCAGTAGTAGATTATTAACCCCATATACCTTAATCATGCAAGTCGTGGTATAGTGTGATGTGATCCCCAACTTTCACCTCCAAAACACTGATAACATATAACCCTTCTTACCCCcagttaaataaaataaccaGTATGCAACTCAACAAGCAGCAAAAAACGCTTGAACCCTTCCAAATTCAAGCAACAAATTACAGATGCCAGACACCTTCGCTGTTCTTagataaaacaattcaaatcaaaatataatCCTTCGCAGAAGATTCACATGTTCTGATATACAAGAAACTCTTGTAGCAGTGGAAAACACGCAAGGGAAAGGGTTAAATGCTAATTGATTCAAATTCGTCATCCCATTTCAACGTGAGTACGAAACCCActaaaaagataaagttttTAGGGGATCATTTCAAGATACCAATGAAATAAACTAAAGGTTGGTGAAGAATTGACGTACCTGGGCGTGGATTGTGGCGAAAAAGCGGGAACAGGTGAAGAAAAGGGAGGTGGAGGAGAAGGATCGGTGAAACCGAAAGAGGGTGGAGATTTGAGAGGTGCGGTGGGTCCTGAAGCTTTTCCGAATCCCAAATACGACGACATTCTTGTTGTTGTTGTCGTTCTATGAAACAACTCTTGTTTTGGCACAGAGCAGaagcttttt
Proteins encoded in this region:
- the LOC137832307 gene encoding probable protein phosphatase 2C 35 isoform X1, yielding MGCVHGKCCTRYPSPSVGGSRDFRELGPYSAQRKHILTQSSLQFVPVPSHNFTLEYSVLTQRGYYPDSPDKENQDSFCFRTQFQGNPSVHFFGVYDGHGEFGTQCSNFVKDRLVENLSSDTALLEDPVKAYTSAFLTTNEDLHKNEIDDSLSGTTAITVLVIGNTLYVANVGDSRAVLAVKDGNRIVAEDLSTDQTPFRRDEYERVKLSGARVLSVDQVEGHKDPDIQTWGDEESQGDDPPRLWVQNGMVPGAAFTRSVGDMLAETIGVIAVPEVSTVQLTPNHLFFVVASDGVFEFLSSQTVVDMAASYSDPRDACAAIAGESYKLWLEHEGRTDDITIIIVQIKGLSNSGTSGLGSGEVNVSTVTRTKSKRVKGASELSATTGLDVYRSVRNGFSDLQSCPQHVVSTRSPAIVVPSPACQTSIELVQLH
- the LOC137832307 gene encoding probable protein phosphatase 2C 35 isoform X3 yields the protein MGCVHGKCCTRYPSPSVGGSRDFRELGPYSAQRKHILTQSSLQFVPVPSHNFTLEYSVLTQRGYYPDSPDKENQDSFCFRTQFQGNPSVHFFGVYDGHGEFGTQCSNFVKDRLVENLSSDTALLEDPVKAYTSAFLTTNEDLHKNEIDDSLSGTTAITVLVIGNTLYVANVGDSRAVLAVKDGNRIVAEDLSTDQTPFRRDEYERVKLSGARVLSVDQVEGHKDPDIQTWGDEESQGDDPPRLWVQNGMVPGAAFTRSVGDMLAETIGVIAVPEVSTVQLTPNHLFFVVASDGVFEFLSSQTVVDMAASYSDPRDACAAIAGESYKLWLEHEGRTDDITIIIVQIKGLSNVHLDLDQVRSMSVL
- the LOC137832307 gene encoding probable protein phosphatase 2C 35 isoform X2; translation: MGCVHGKCCTRYPSPSVGGSRDFRELGPYSAQRKHILTQSSLQFVPVPSHNFTLEYSVLTQRGYYPDSPDKENQDSFCFRTQFQGNPSVHFFGVYDGHGEFGTQCSNFVKDRLVENLSSDTALLEDPVKAYTSAFLTTNEDLHKNEIDDSLSGTTAITVLVIGNTLYVANVGDSRAVLAVKDGNRIVAEDLSTDQTPFRRDEYERVKLSGARVLSVDQVEGHKDPDIQTWGDEESQGDDPPRLWVQNGMVPGAAFTRSVGDMLAETIGVIAVPEVSTVQLTPNHLFFVVASDGVFEFLSSQTVVDMAASYSDPRDACAAIAGESYKLWLEHEGRTDDITIIIVQIKGLSNSGTSGLGSGEVNVSTVTRTKSKRVKGASELSATTGLDVYRSVRNGFSDLQSCPQHVVSTRSPAIVVPSPACQTSIEL
- the LOC137832307 gene encoding probable protein phosphatase 2C 35 isoform X4 produces the protein MGCVHGKCCTRYPSPSVGGSRDFRELGPYSAQRKHILTQSSLQFVPVPSHNFTLEYSVLTQRGYYPDSPDKENQDSFCFRTQFQGNPSVHFFGVYDGHGEFGTQCSNFVKDRLVENLSSDTALLEDPVKAYTSAFLTTNEDLHKNEIDDSLSGTTAITVLVIGNTLYVANVGDSRAVLAVKDGNRIVAEDLSTDQTPFRRDEYERVKLSGARVLSVDQVEGHKDPDIQTWGDEESQGDDPPRLWVQNGMVPGAAFTRSVGDMLAETIGVIAVPEVSTVQLTPNHLFFVVASDGVFEFLSSQTVVDMAASYSDPRDACAAIAGESYKLWLEHEGRTDDITIIIVQIKGLSNV